The following nucleotide sequence is from Triticum dicoccoides isolate Atlit2015 ecotype Zavitan chromosome 7B, WEW_v2.0, whole genome shotgun sequence.
ACTCAAAAGGGTGCGGAAAAGCTACTTTTAGACCATGTGGCTAGTTTACAGTGCTGATATTTCCTCGCTTAGTCTTTTGTTGCCGAATTCAATAGTTATGATAAAGAGGTGACTTGATGTCAATGGTGCTTGTGGAGCAGATTAGTATTGCCCAATCATTCCAGCTCGAATTTGCTACTTGTGTTTATCTCCAGCCAATAATGATCTGGCTTACCATTCCCTGTAACGTCGTTTTCACAAGTGGCATACACTGCATAATTTTCAATGCCCCACTTTACCAGGCGTTGTAGATGCCATGTTTCAGTGCTTTTTGAATTGGCTAAGACCAAACAGCATAAAACATGGCTTTCTACTAGAAAAAAAAGGACCTGTGCCTTTGGCCTTGTTGATCATTCAACTGCTGAATAAAAATTAGCGCATGGGGCCGCCATGTTTTGGCGTATGCATGAGAACTATTTATGTGGCCGTACCTGAGTCTATCTAATCATCAAGATAACGACATGGTTGAATAAATTGTTACTGATGTAGCTCATTAAGGATAAATAATTGCTTTAAAAGTACTTTGTGTGATTTTTTGCCCTTTTGATATTTTAAACGCTTGGCGAAATTATAATATTGTTCAGGCCTAGTAGTTTCCGGTGCTTATATAAAAATATCCTAGTATATTAAGCTAAAGCGTATTGATATTTGACTGTTTTCTACAGCTCACCAGGATAACTGACACATCAGCAGCTGAAGCAAGGGCAGGAAAGGATATACAAGGTATACCATGGGAGAGGTTACAAATCACCAGGCAGGATTACAGAAAAGCTAGGTTGGAACAGTACAAGAACTATGAGAACTTCCCTCAGTCCGGAGAGCTCATGGATAAGGTCTTAATTAATATCAATTGTATCTGTCAATGTTTACTCTATTTTCTAGATGACCAAATTTCCTAAAAGGATCCTCTGAAATGTTAATAGTTGTGCAAGCAAGTGGAGAGCAGCAGCAAGTACTATGAATTTCAATACAACACTCGGATAGTGAAACCCTCAATTCTCCATTTTCAGGTGAGTTGTGATCTGTCTTCTGTTTAATGCAGGATTTGTAGTATGGCATACTTATTACATCCATTAGCATTACGTTATATGGACTTCCATTTTCCTTCTTTCGCATTAGCATTTATTGTGCTTTCTTTGCAAAGTTCTCTGTCTTATCTGTATCCATATCAGCAAGAGGTCTGAAAAGATAACTTAGTTTCCTTTTTTATGGGATCTCTGGTTTAAGGGTTCCACTAGAATGGTTTAACTTTATAAATTGTACTGCAGCTTTGAATTAAATGCTGCAGTGGTTACATAGAGTTTCGCATGAAACTGTTAAAAGGAGTATAACCCTGAAAATGGGCAATGGAGGTTATTGTGGATTTATAAAGCACTGATTGATTTGGGACATAGCTGGATATCTGTATCAATTATGTTAACTCAGCTCAAGGCCGGTGATGCAAATACAAAGTTATTCCACCTCCGTGCAACGGGCGGCAGCGCAAAAATCATACTCCTTTCCTCCACTCGGGCACCTCTGTGGTATCTGATCATAGAGATAAAGCTGATCTGCTCCTCAACCACTTCTGTTTGCTTCCTGGCATGAGTGAGGGCAGACCCTTCCAACTTGATGGTGATTTCCTGCAGCTGCCTAGGGCAAATCCGAGTCACTGAGACCCTCCTTTCACCATGGATGAGCTCAAGGTGGCCATTAAGGATATGCCTTCTGAAAAAAATCCCTGGCCCTGTCGGTTTTATAGGTTTATTCTTCAAGATGTGCTGGAGTACTATCAAGTTCGACCTCCTGAGTGCTCTTAACCAGCCGTTTGCAGTTAATGTCCAACATTGGAATTTGCTGAACACTGCTCAAGTTGCGCGTATCCTGAAGAAATTGCTGGCCTGCTGATTATAGACCGATCAGTTTATTGCAAAGCGTGACGAAGATTCTCAGAAAATTGCTTACCCTACGCCTTGCCCTGAGCTGAATAATCTCATCTCTCTATGTCAGAATGCTTTCCTCAAGAGATGCATCCAGGGCAATTTCCTACATGTACAGAATTTGATTCACACCTAAATCAGATCGAATCAAAGCCTGCCCGCTTCCTCAAGCTGGATATTGCAAAAGCCTTTGATTCGGTCTGATTTATTTGTTTTTCTAGTGAGTCCTGGTAATGCTCCTAGACGGCGTATTTTTTAAAGCCTTTGATTCTGTCGGTTTCAAGGCGCAGTTTGGATTTGGGCAGAAGTGGAGAGATCTCATTGCCGTATCTTTGGCTTCCGCCTCTTTCTGTGTCCTCAACGGTGTACCTGGCATTCTTTTCCTGCACTGACTACCTCCGCCAGGGTGACCCTTTGTCGCCTCTCCTATTCTTGATATTGCCATCGAGCCGTTCAAGATCCTCAAAAGGGTGACGAACGATGGAATTCTGAGTCAGCTGTCCAGCCGCCATGCAAGGTTCCATGTTAGTATCTGTGCTGATGATGTCGCCTTGTTCATCAACCCTGTGAGAAGCGATGCCCTGCACTCTGTTCTTGCTGCTTTTGGTGATGTTTCCGGCCTGCGCACAAGTTTCTCAGAACCAATTTCCTTCCATATCCACTGCTCCAACCTGGATATCAATGACACTTTGGTATCCTTCTTGCGTGATCTGGGGGCTCCCTGCCATGTTCCTATCTCGGGCTGCCTAGTACAAGGAAATCCAGTAAAATTCAGATCCAACCTGTCCTCGACATTGGCTGCTAAGCTTGCGGGATGGGAAGGAAAGCTTATGACTAAGGCAGGTTGTCTGGCTTTGATAAAGTCTGTTCTCACCTCCATCTCCAGAATCTGGCAACTCAAGATGGAGCCCAAGGTGTTTTTTTGGCTATCTGGTATCTGCACCGAATTGGTTACTAACGGTGGATCACCTGCAAGCCCGGGGTTGGCCACATGATGATTGGTGTGCCCTGCGCGACCAAATTCTTGAACCTGCGGTGCACCTATTCTGTCTGTGCCCTTTTGCTAGGAAAGTCTGGCACCTGACCTGTTGCAGGCACTCAAACCTGAGGCCTAGGATTTCTAATCTTCAGGGCTTGATGTCATCTTGGTGAAGCGCTTGAGCTTCTGGTCCTAAGAAGGCTGCGCTGACGGCGTCTTATGCTGCTTGGCATATCTGAACGAGGGCAATAAAATTATGTTCTCCAACCAAACCCTTAATCCACACCAGGTTGGTTGCCTCGTGGAGGAAAGCCTCCAGTCTGTAACTGGCCCCTTGCACAAACGCAGTGTTTATCCCTTGTACATGCAGCACACTCGTTTAGCAATTGGTCTCTTGGACTCTTGTGCTCTTGCACCTGTACATACACTCTCCGCTTAATCTATAATGCAGCAGCAGAACTCCTACCAGTTACAGTAAAAAATGATGTAAACTCAATGTGTTTGTCTGCATTGCATTATATCTGCCTCATTCTCTACTGAAGATCAGGCCAATTAGATGTATCTATTCATATGATTCTTAATGCTGCTCGCACTGATCAACCCTTTTTTTTCATTGTAGCTTCGGAATTTGTTATGGGCAACTTCAAAGCATGATGTTTATTTCATGTCGAATTCCACAGTAGGCCACTGGTCGTCATTGTCTCACAAAATGACAGATGTTCTTGATTTCTCGGGGCATGTTGCTCCAGCAAAGGTTTTCCTCTTTTAAAGTTCCTGGTGCTTCCTTCTGATCAGTTATTCTTATTTTTTCTCCCAAGTTTGACGTTCTGTTTGTTGATTTATACCGATTATGCAAGTAACCTATATTAATTTGTTGGTTACGCAGAAACACCCTGGCTGTGCACTAGAAGGGTTTACTGGCGTTCAAGTTAGCACACTTGCAGTAAATGAGGGTTTATTGGTCGCTGGTGGTTTTCAAGGAGAACTAGTTTGCAAGGTAAGGTGTTAGGCAGTGTTACTATTACTGTAACCTCCACTTGAATTCTGTATCTGCTGCATTTTGTTTTCTTCCAATTTTCTTCTATTTGTGCTAAGTATTTTATATCAGAAGTTACAAAATGGTCAGAAATCATCCTTATGGCCTGTTTGAAGTAAAGGTTTTTGTTACATTTTATAGGAATATAATCCTCTAGAAAGTTTTCCTATGAAGTTTTCTTTGTGATTGTTGGATTAGCTTTGAAAAAATCCTATATGAACTCTTCATTCACCTTTGGAGAGTTCGAAACATCTAGTCAACCTCATGTTTTCAGTAACAAGTTCAACCTCTTCTCTCTAGTCAAGAAGTGTTTGCCTGTAAAGTTGAGGTGGAGCTTCCAGATAGATATTTTAACTCCCGTAAAAAAATCCAGGAGACATGATATCCAATTCCTGTGGTTTTACTATTTTTACGTATTCCCACTCTGCATTCTAAACTGGTCATATCCCCCTTCTGTTGTTAGGCTGACATATACTCCCTTAGTATATGGGCAGCAGAGTAGGAATGAGAAACAAAAGAGACACTGCATAAGGGGGTAGTATATAGGCAGCAGACTGCCCTTAATTTTTCTTTAATCGGATACCTGATTTATATAAATGGTAAATCATGAATAGCAGGCTGACATGCTCTGCATTTCTCTGTCTTTATGCAGAGTCTAGGAGAACGTGATGTTAAGTTCTGCACAAGGACTACTTTGAGCGACAATGCTATCACAAATGCTATGGATATACACAGATCTACAAGGTAAAAAAATCACTTGCAGACCTCGCATCTGAAGTTGTAGATATTGTTATAGAAATCTGAAGGTTTGCGAAATACTCATGTAGTGGAAGCTTGCGCATTACGGTATCGAATAATGATTCTGGTGTTCGTGAATTTGACATGGAAAGATTTCAGCTCTTGAATCACTTCCGTTTTAACTGGCCAGTGAATGTAAGTTCTATCTCTTCAAGATCACATAAAAATTTCAGGTTATTGTACCTTTCTTAACTGTTCCCCTTGCCTGTCGTTCCCCCAATGACAGCACACATCTGTGAGCCCGGACAAGAAACTTTTGGCAGTAGTTGGAGATGACCGGGATGCTCTTCTTGTTGATTCACGAAATGGCAAGGTATTTGGCTAGTATATGCTTGTTATCAGCCATTATCTTTTGTAGGTATCTCAGATATTATTATGTTAGTCTTATTATACTATTGGCTCCTTGCATTACTAGTAAAGTGAGATGTAAGCACCTTAATTATATTTATGACTTCATTGAAAGGGTTTCTTGGTGTATTCTTTTTTCTTGGACTTCCATTCCTACTGTGGAGAATGATGTACATGCATCAGTCTTGCTTGTTTCCATGCACATAGGGCACTAGTCATCAGATTCTCTGTTTTACCTTTCCCCCTGCAAGATTTTGCCAGTCGTTTGTTTTTGTAAAAATTGCATATCATGGGACATTATTGTGTTGGCAATGCCTAGTTTGAAACGCGGAGCTTTCAATCATAAATCAGCTATGCTGGTGATCCTCTTTGGAAAGATCAAAGTGGAGTCAGGGGCTTGGAAATTTGCGACAAATAAGATTTTGGTGCAAATGATGTCCTAGTTTTTCTTTTCATTTCTGTACAGGCTTCTGCCCTCCATGTTTCATCTTTATCGATAGAATAAGATTTGGTGCAAATGATGTCCTAGTTTTTCTTGTGCATTTCGCCATTCAATcgcttttatttttaatttttgtaCAGATCTCTGTCCTCCATGTTTCATCTTTATCGATAGAATAGGCAGAGCTCaggttttttttttattttcatgctCATGGTGTCGCCGGCATTATCTTGACTGTTGTGTTATCTGGACAGAGACATCAGTATTCAATTTTTCTTTCCTGTGCAGGTAACTTCTACCCTAGTTGGCCATCTGGACTACTCGTTTGCCTCGGCGTGGCACCCAGATGGTATCACCTTCgcaaccggaaaccaggacaagaccTGCCGGGTGTGGGACATCCGGAACCCGTCGACCTCCCTTGCAGTCCTGAGGGGCAACATCGGCGCAATCCGGTGCATCCGCTACTCCTCGGACGGGCGGTTCCTGCTCTTCTCGGAGCCCGCCGACTTTGTGCATGTCTACAGCGCCGCCGAGTGCTACCGGAAGCGGCAGGAGATCGACTTCTTCGGCGAGATCTCAGGGATCTCGCTCAGCCCGGACGACGAGTCCCTGTTCGTGGGGGTGTGCGACCGCGTCTACGCCAGCCTGCTGAATTACAGGATGGTACACGCCAACGGGTACCTGGACTCGTACATGTAGAGGAATAAAACCTTTGTGTTTGATGTGAAAGAAAGAGCGCCAGAACTGCTGAAAATCTGAAGATCTCGCTCGGCCCCGGATATGCCAGCGTGCTCCATTACAGGATAGTCCGTGCCTTCGGGCACCTGGACTGGACTCTGTACATGTAGAGAAAGAAAGCTTGGTGCTAAGTTTAGCGTGTTCGTGTAAAGGAAGAGCGGAATTGCTAAAAATCTGCCGAACTGTAACTTTAAGGAGATCAGTATGGAATTTATACCAACTTCAAGTTCGAACGCAAGCTAACTCGAGTTTGAGTGAGCTGAGCTGAGGTTGGGTTAGctcgtactcccttcgtccggaattacttgtcatcaaaatgaatgaaaataaatgtatctaaaattaaaatacatctagatacattcattccaatgacaagtatttccggacggacggAGTATAAAATAGTACGTATAATTTGAAGCGCCTTCAATTAAAGTATAAGATGCAACCGTGCATTCCACAttccaatgacaagtatttccgaacggatggAGTATAAAATAGTACGTATAATTTGAAGCGCCTTCAGTTAAAGTATAAGATGCAACCGTGCATTCCACGAATTATTGTCTACGTGAATCGTTTTCCCTCTAGAGACAGATGGGCGACTAGAAACCCTAGCCACCACCAGGAGAGCCGAGCCTTCTGGTGCCGTCTTCCGGCGGCTCCCCTCTGGCTGACGACCTCTTGGTGGTGAGGGACTGAGGGGGTTCACCGGATTCCGTGCATGCGGATTGCTTAGCTTTAGGTTTTAGGCCCCTAATAGCTCATGATTTCGGTCGTTTGGCATTCTTAGCTTCGGCGGTGACGGTGACAACACTGAATAAAGAAGCTCCAAATACTTACCTGATCGCCTCCTTTATGGTCGATGATGAATTTGAGAATTTATAGTATGTTCAAGCGGGGAAGTCGTGGTGGCGACTGGACATCTTTATGGTGGACTTGTGTCTTTGGCATCCGTCATTGCGACTGCATGCTCTAGCGTCGGAGTTGAGCTTGGGAGGTAGTTTAGGAGCGGATGCAGAATGTGGTCTATATCGGGAGCTGCATCTGGAAGACGGATCGTATGTTGGATTCATGGTTGATGCCTCATGGGTATGATTTTCTTCTCCGGCGTCTTAGTCGTGTGGGGGCTGCCATATCGAGCTCGATGGCGTGTATGAGGTGCTTGCCCGGCTAGATTCTTTCAACGGCAATGGCTTCACCTTTGGAAAGCTACTTTGGAGGTCCACATAGCTGCATATCAGTAATAGAGCCGCATCGAGCTCGTGTGAAGAGGTGATTCAATGCATTTTTCTTTGGTGGCTGTtgcggtggtgccggaggcaggcgtAGGAGTTATGCTCAAGGGATTCGTCGATCTTTGGTTGTAGGTCTTTTTGGCTGATGGTCCTTTGTGCAGATGCTAACGTTCTGTTATCTTTCTAGCTTTGTTAAGTCTGGTGCCTACGAAGCTGTATCTTGACCTTCGTTTTATGAATAAGACATGTATTACCTAAAAAAAAAAACTGTGCATTCCACTAAGCCCTACACTACACTAGTTGATTCTCGATATACTTGTATGCGGGTTTTCGCCGGCTCCTGCTTGCATCCCTCTGGTTTGAGCTGCTCTCCCTTGACTGATACCAAGCCAATCTGGAGCCATTTCCATGCCAAACAATTTTTTAAAAAGATTTCGGTGATCCTTTGTGGCGCTATCTCCTCTGTACCAAAATACTTGTAGTTAGGGAATTTGTACTAGTTTCTCCACCCACAAGTATTTCGGTATAGTGGTAGTATCTTAAATTAAGGCACAACTAATTAATCTAATCACCTTACTTTGGCAGGATGTTAAGGGTGAGCAAGACCAAACAAGACGAACTGAGTAGCTAGCAACAGTTGATGTGAAATCCCTACTCAATATTCATCAATTTTCTTGGTCAAACATAGACATGTTTGACTTTTAGAAAACAAAATATGCATTGTATTCTGGAACAGAGAGAGTATATGAGACAATTTCCTATAGCCTTTCCAATCAGTTCCACCAGACAGGAACACTCCTGTACGACCAGAGCTTCTCACTGACCTATGATGACATTCCCTTTTCAGAGAGAGAGAATTTCTTATTTGACCCATTCTTAAAATCTAGTTTTCTTTTTGACCTTAaaaattttatttttccttttttgacATCACAACTTTATTTTCTTCCTTCCTTGACACATCTGTCAGTTTTTGCCGTTAGCAGCGTTAACTGTGACTGGAAATGTCCTTCTTACCCTGCTAGGACGCTAGAAAGGAAAACTGGTTGACCGAAACGTCAAACAGGGGCGCTGCACTGGGTCACACCCCCGATTCCCTCCCTACTCTCCTCGATTCCCCGTTCCTCgatccctaaccctaaaaaaatttCGCGGATGGAGGAGGGCGTGGCCAATGCTGCTACTGGTCGCGGGATGGACGGCGCGGTGGAGGGCGTGGCTGACGCTGCGTCGGTCTCGGCCTCGGTTGACTATGGCGGGGAGGCGAAGGGCGGCCATGGCGGGAAGGCAGAGGGAGTTCCAGGCACGCCACCGGAGGGTAGCCATGGCGGGGAGGCGGAGGGAGGTCCAGTTGCGGCGCCGGAGGGAGGCCATGGCGGGGAGGCGGAGGGAGGTCCAGGTGTGGCGCCGAAGCAGGTGAACGGCGATGGTGCGACGGCCTCGGATGCAAGTGCTCCGTAATGGCTACAAGGGTAAGTGCCTGTCTTCTCTATATTTGAGTATTTGCTACCATGATACGTCCTTGAACGAACAGATTACTTAGAGATGGATCCAAAATGCAACATATTTGCTTCACCTTCCTTGACATGATTTTTCTCAAAACGCAACACTATTTTCATATAAAACAGTGTACTTGAGATGGATCGAAGATGCAACAGAGTAGTTAGAGATGGATATTTGCTGCCAAATCTAGAATGAAACAATAGACAAAGATTATGTTCATATAAAACAAATATGTTATATTGGATAATGTGTTTACACATGGCACTTTTTTATTTAAAACACGAAGCAAGTATGTTCATGCACAATTGATCTTTTGCTTTTATAGGATGGATCCAAATTCAACATATTTGCTGAAAATCAAATTGCTTGGCAACCCAAAAAAACTAGGAAGGATATCAAATGCTTTTGTTATGATAAGGTTATTGATTCCGACATAACAAATTATAATGACTTGGTTGAATCAATCGTAGAGCAGTACTCGCCTCGTTATTTGGAAGTTGCACATGTTCAGTACTATGATCCTTTTCTTAAAATCTACCCCATCCGACCAAGAATTCGtgtctatgtttgagaaactctctAAGACAAAGGTTGTGCACTTGTTTGTTGCATATTGTGATCCATCTGAACCATATGAGCCTATCACGGAGTGGCATAGTGATGCGCATATCCAACCTAGCAACACAGAATAAGACGATGATGATTATCTTCGCAACCCAATACCTGCGAATGAACATGTTGGTGTTGATGAGGAAAATATTTATTTAGATGATGATGATTATCTTCGCAACCCAATACATGTACCTCTTATCATGGTTCCCTGTTCCGATAAAGAAAGGGACGAAGACTATGTTCCTGGTCATGAGAGCGAGGATGAGAGCGAGGATGAGGGCGATGAGGAAGTAGAGGAAGATGAGGAAGTGCACGAGGCAGAGCATACACCACATTTAGAATATGATAAATTAGATCATCTAATGATCGAAGGAGGAAAATATTCCAATATGATAGAGTTTAAGTTGGCGCTTTCTCAACATGCAATCAAACATGAATTTGAGTTTAACACCGAGAAGAGTGCACCACATAGGTTCAGCGCTTATTGTTCAAGAAGGAATGAAGGTAAGTGTCCATGGAGGATATATGCTTCTACAATGGAAGATAAGTGTCCACGGAGGGTAAGCTGCTAGCCTTGAGGGAACTATATGGTGATTGGGATACAAGCTTTGATAATCTGTATAGTTCTAAGGCACAAATTGAAAGGTGCTGCCCCGGTAGCATAGTGATAATTGAGCACCACACAATAAAAGATAAAATCAGAGTTAAGAGATTTTTTGTCGCTTTGAAGCCTTGCATCGACGGTTCCTTAGTGGTTGCATGCCATACTTGGCAGTAGATAGCACCTTCTTGACAGGCAGATTCAAGGGGCAACTGGCTAGTGCTGCCGCCGTTGATGACCAAATATGTCATCTTTATGTGAACCTCGACTATTGTATGTCACCTTTATGTGAACCTGAATGTGTGTAGATGACCAAATATGTGGGCTGTTTGCATATATGTGAACCTGGAGCAATTATGTGTTTTTTTGTTTCCATATGTGTGAATCTGCTTTGAATATGTGATAATTTTTGCCTATGGGAATTGTACAGG
It contains:
- the LOC119336322 gene encoding uncharacterized WD repeat-containing protein C2A9.03-like encodes the protein MAASVREGAAAAAAAGHAVDDYDVSDGEMDVDVDVEAGSELQHAGGAGDDGRRDGDGDDEYALLTRITDTSAAEARAGKDIQGIPWERLQITRQDYRKARLEQYKNYENFPQSGELMDKLCKQVESSSKYYEFQYNTRIVKPSILHFQLRNLLWATSKHDVYFMSNSTVGHWSSLSHKMTDVLDFSGHVAPAKKHPGCALEGFTGVQVSTLAVNEGLLVAGGFQGELVCKSLGERDVKFCTRTTLSDNAITNAMDIHRSTSGSLRITVSNNDSGVREFDMERFQLLNHFRFNWPVNHTSVSPDKKLLAVVGDDRDALLVDSRNGKVTSTLVGHLDYSFASAWHPDGITFATGNQDKTCRVWDIRNPSTSLAVLRGNIGAIRCIRYSSDGRFLLFSEPADFVHVYSAAECYRKRQEIDFFGEISGISLSPDDESLFVGVCDRVYASLLNYRMVHANGYLDSYM